The Thalassotalea sp. LPB0316 nucleotide sequence AGCTAAGATGTAACGACGTTCACCGTCTGCGTATAATACTAACGCGATGTTAGCACTACGGTTTGGATCGTATTCTAAACGCTCAACTTTAGCCGGAATACCGTCTTTAGTGCGTTTGAAGTCGATTACACGGTAGTGGTGCTTGTGACCACCGCCAATGTGACGAACTGTGATACGACCGTTGTTGTTACGACCACCAGACTTAGAGTTTTTCTCTAATAATGGAGCGTAAGGCTTACCTTTGTATAAATCCGAGTTAACCACTTTAACAACGTGGCGACGACCCGGAGAAGTAGGTTTACATTTTACAATAGCCATTTGAAACTTCTCCTATTACTCAGCGCCAACGAAGTCGATGTCGCTACCTTCAGCAAGAGTAACGTACGCTTTTTTCCAGTCTGAACGACGACCGAAACGAGCACCTGTACGCTTTGTTTTACCCTTAACGTTTAAAGTACGAACACCTTCAACAGAAACTTCGAAAAGTTTCTCAACAGCAGCTTTGATTTCCGCTTTAGTAGCATCTTTAGCAACTTTGAACACGATAGTGTTGTTCGCTTCAGCAGCGATAGTTGCTTTCTCAGAAATGTTTGGTGCTAATAACACCTTTAACAAACGTTCTTCGTTTATCATGCGAACATCTCCTCAACTTGCTTAACTGCGTCAGCAGTCATCAATACTTTTTCGAAACCTACTAAAGAAACAGGATCAAGTGCTTGAACGTCACGAACGTCAACTTTGTATAAGTTGCGCGCAGATAAGAATAAGTTCTCATCAACTTCTTTCGTTACGATTAACACGTCTTTTAATTCTAAGCCTTTTAACTTAGCAACTAATTCTTTAGTTTTTGGTGTTTCAACTGCGAAATCGTTAACCACTACTAAACGTTCTTGACGAACTAATTCAGAAAGGATGCTTTTGATCGCACCACGGTACATTTTACGGTTAACTTTTTGGCTGTGATCTTGTGGACGAGCAGCGAATGTTACGCCACCTGTACGCCAGATTGGACCACGAGTTGTACCAGCACGAGCACGGCCAGTACCTTTTTGACGCCATGGCTTTTTACCACCGCCGCTAACTTCAGAACGGTTCTTTTGCTTAACAGTACCTTGACGAGCACCTGCTGCGTACGCAACAACTACTTGGTGTACTAAAGCTTCGTTGAACTCACGACCAAACGTTGCTTCTGAAACTTCAACAGCGCCTGACGCGTCTTTTAATGCTAATTCCATCAAAATTCTCCTCAGACGATTAAGCTTTAACAGCTGGCTTGATGATTACGTTAGCGTTAACGTGACCCGGAACTGCACCTTTGATAAGAAGCAAGTTACGTTCAGCATCTACGCGAACTAATTCAAGGTTTTGAGTAGTAACTTTCTCAGCACCCATGTGACCAGACATTTTTTTGCCTTTGAATACACGGCCTGGTGTTTGACACTGACCGATTGAACCGTTTGAACGGTGAGAAATAGAGTTACCGTGTGTAGCATCTTGCATACGGAAGTTCCAACGCTTGATACCGCCTTGGAAACCTTTACCTTTTGAAGTGCCGGTTACGTCTACTAATTTTGTTTCGTTGAATAACTCAACAGTGATTTCACTGCCAGCTGCTAATTCAGCGCCTTCACCTTCCGCTAAACGGAATTCCCATAAACCACGACCTGCTTCGATACCTGCTTTCGCAAAGTGACCAGCTGCTGGCTTGTTTACACGGTTAGCTTTCTTAGTACCAGTAGTAACTTGAATTGCTGAGTAACCATCGTTGTCTACAGTTTTAACCTGAGCAACGCGGTTCGCTTCAACTTCTAGGACTGTAACAGGAGTAGAAACGCCATCTTCAGAGAAGATACGAGTCATACCAACTTTACGTCCAACTAGACCGATAGTCATGTTAAAACCCCCTATTAACCCAAGCTAATTTGAACGTCAACACCAGCTGCTAAGTCTAAACGCATTAACGCGTCAACAGTCTTATCAGTAGGTTCAACGATATCAATTAAACGCTTGTGAGTACGAATTTCGTACTGGTCACGCGCATCTTTGTTAACGTGTGGAGAAATCAATACTGTGAAACGCTCTTTGCGAGTAGGAAGTGGGATAGGACCACGAACCTGTGCACCAGTACGCTTAGCAGTGTCAACGATTTCTGCTGTAGATTGATCAATCAAACGATGATCGAACGCTTTCAAACGAATGCGAATTCTTTGATTTGACATGAAGACAAATCCCCAATTTAAAGAACGAACAAAGTACAGCCCATCTCCTTTCATTTGTAAGAAAGGGGGGAGTACCGACTAAAACATTCAACCTCCAATCGAGGTTGCTGTATGAACCAAATGAGCCTCTTTTATAAAAGACATTTGATTCCAATCTCACGTAACTCAATCGTGAGTGGTGGCGTATTATACAGAGTTTTGTCGATTGAGCAAGTAAAGTTTAGGATAAAAAGCGAACAATTTTTGTCGGGTGTAGTCGGTTAGCGCAGAGGCCAGAAATAAATGTATATGCTTTGGTAAAGATAAGGGCAAATCTCGAGATTTTCATCGCCGATATTCAGCCACTTATATTGGATTGACCGTTGGAACTAATGGTCCAGCGTCGTCTGTTTAGGCGCTTTAAAACCATTGACACTTGGCCAACAAAATTTAACTTTTGCCCCGCCCAGCTGATCAGATTGATGAAAAGTAATAGTACCTTTATGCCAAGCTGCGATCATTTCAGCAATCGACAACCCTAGACCATAGCCATCACCTTTAGCTGTCTCTCGGTAATATGGCTGAGCCACACGCTCAATATCGACAAAGCCGTCACCGTCATCTTCTACCACAATAACGTTATCGTTTCCGTCTTTCGCGTAAGTAACGATAATTTTCGACTTGCCGTATTTCATTGCATTAACAATGAGGTTTTGCATCATTCGCGTGAAAGACAAAGGTTCAAGCAAAGCAGGCGCAGTATTTTCGCATTGTAACTCAATATCACAACTACTCGTCCTTTCGAGTTTAGCGATTAAATTGCTAATTAAATGACACGGCTCGGCCAATGACACAGGTAACTCATCATTATAATGTTGGCACCGCGTTAAGTTTAAAAACTCCTCAGTCAATGAATAAACTTCCGTGACATCCTCTTCCATTGACGTTAACTCCTCAAGGAGTTCAGGATCTTTAGTTGTCGCCTTGATAATGTCAAGCGATAGCTGAATCCGGCTTAATGGCGTTCTGATTTCGTGGCCAACCATGCCAGAAATACTTTTTTGCAGTTGAATAAGATCAAATATTTTACGCGCCATACTATTAAAGCTACACGCAATAATTGATACCAAAGATGATGGTTTTAGGTGAACTTCAACAAGTTTGTCGCCATCAGCAAACTGCTCGGTTTTGCCCGAAAGTATAAATAAATCTTTTAATAAAGGTCGTAGCCACAGCAACAGTATTAAAATCATGCCAATGTAGTAGGCTAGATTGAACACCCATAACTGATCATTTTGCTCTACCTTAGGCAATGGGCCCAACTCGTACACGAAATTATCTTTATATTGGTAGAAAAACACTTCATCATCTGTCTCAAAAAAGATGATCTCTTGTTGCTTTATTTTATTTTTAATCGACTCTGACCAATCGACCACCGAGATATGGGTGCGATCGAGCTCGGCATTGACCTCATTGTTTTCTATCGCTTGAAATAACGCGGCGATATATGGAGGAGGTGCATCTGATTGAGCTGATTTACCGATAAAACCGACGAGTAAGGCATAGCAAAGCAACGACAGGAAAATCTTGAAGGTAAATGCGATAAATTGACGGTTCATACTAACAAATTTACAAGGTTACAGCTTTAGCAGAATATAACCTTCACCCCAAACAGAGTTTATTTGATAAGGGTTACCCTCGATATTATTGAACTTCCTACGCAAAGCACTCACATGAACATCTATCGTGCGATCAAAACCATCGTATTCCTTACCCCAAACAGCACGGTAGATAGTATTTCGCGAGACTTTCCCTTCCATATCTTGGGCCAAAATATAGAGGATAAAAAACTCTTTTTTCGTTAATTTTAATGCTTGGCCATTAATTTCAACCACGCGATTTTTCGGCGAAATATGAAGACCTTCAACATTGATCGGCTGAGCTTGCTGTGCTGCATGCTTTTCATCTTTTTGCCGGCTTTTGAAGCCCCTTCTAGAAGCAGCTTTCATTCTTGCCAACAATACTTCCGCTGAAAATGGCTTAACGATATAGTCGTCTGAGCCCAACTCCAATCCCTTAAGTTGTGCCGACTCCTCAGTTAAGGCGGTGATGAAGATAAACACACCATTAAATGAAGATCTAATTCTTGAGACAACATCAAAACCCGAAATATCGGGTAAGTTTACGTCACAAATAATAAATTGATAGGCATTGAGATTGACTTCAAGTGAGACAAAAGAGCCACTGGCAATCCAAGTCACTTCATAGTGGTGAATTTGGAGAAAGCGTTTCAGTTTTGAGGCTAACTTCGCATCGTCTTCGATTAACAAAACACGCGTTGCTGCTTCACCTTCAATCGATTTTTTAACTTCAGTCATAAGTTACCACCTATTATTGAAGGATCAGCCAAGGCGAAAACCTGTTTCTCAAACTAACAGAGTTCTCTTTCAGGACTTTAAAGTAGGTTTCATCGACAACTTTGTCCTGATGCCTCAGCTCTAACTTGATATTACTGGTTGATTCCACCGTAATAACGACTTCGTTTTTATCACCTTGCGCCGAACAAAAACGTCGCACATTATCGACATATAAACACAGCTTATCATATTGGTTTTCAGGCCATGTAATGGTGATTTCTTTCACACATTGTTTTTGGCTTTTGTCGACCACGCACTTTAAAGGATCAACACTCATCCGAATCAACTCTTCAGCTTTAGCTGAGCCACTACAATATATAAGTATTATTATTAGCTGTAGTAGTCTCAAAATTACCACCTTACAATGATGCCAGCAAAGTAAGAATGAAGTGATGACTCATCCACAATCGGACTATTCGTCATTTTCCCTGGTAACGCCTGATACTGATAATTAAGTGCCAACCACCAATTATCGAGTAATGGATAAGCCAAATTAACGCTGAACTTCTTAACGACATTACTACCCGTTAACTCTGAGTCATAATAGTACTCAAATAAATCATCTGATTTATAAGTGAGTACCGCATCAGTAGAAAGCTCAAACTTTTCGCTTAACCAAATTTTTGTCCACTTAAACTCAGCCTCAAACCCGTTGTGAGTATTGGTCACATCGTTTAACAACGAATAAGTAAACAAGCTATTGTATTCGGTAGACAGTTGCGTGAATTCAACACCAGCAAGGTATGACAGCCGTTTTTCTTCAGGCTCTTCTTCTACCTCAGGTTCACCAAAATTTCCCATAATAAAGGCAAACTTTCCATCAATGCCTTTATCATTGGCGTAATGGTATAAACCATCAAAGTTATGCTTGCCTTTGAGTGAAAATGCACGCGTTTCGGTTTGATACAGATCGTAAGTTAACGTGGTATTTTTTAAATAAAACCGCCCGTAACTCATTTCTAAAAGTGGGATCACAGGCAGAGAAATATCGTCGGCACCGGATAACGGTGACTCGTAATATGTTTGCCCAACGGCGAGTCCAATTTGCCAATTAAACTCGCACGACGGGCAATTCTCTTCTGATAAAGCCAGCTTAGGAAAGATTAAAGCTAACATAATCCAAACAGGAAATATGACCTTGAATGTTAGATTTTTCCTGTGCTTCATAACACTACCATAAAATACTACTTCAACTGCTGACTTAGTAAGTATAAACCCATTAAGTTAGACTTTACTCTCAAAAGAAATCAAATTGAGGTTCTCAGGACTATTTTGACCTAGAGCCATAGGACATTTAACGCCTTCAATAAAGGTTGCGTCAAATAATTCCGTGACTGGACCATCTAATCGAGCCCATTCTACAACTTTACTATCTTTTAAGTCGATAATTTGAATACCACACCAAGCTTCGCTATCTTTTTCTTCAAGGTTTTGCTGTAACTGCAAGCCTTCAAAACGCTCGTATCGCGGTTTAGATAAACCGACAACCGCGTAGTTATCTTTGATAGATAAGCCTCGTAAAAACCCTGGGCAGAAAGTATGAGGGACAAAAGATTTCGTTTCGAAATCAACATAACCTAAGTAGCCAGTACCCGAGTTCAACACCCATAATTTGCCATTTGCCCAGCGCGGTGAGTGTGGCATAGATAAGCCTTCACAGACAATTTCATCTGTCGTTACATCGATGATAACACCACCGTCATGACGACGCTCACGCCAGCCATCAATAGTATCAGACTTACAAATCGCCGTAACGTACTTTGCCTCACCATCAACCATTGCCAAGCCATTTAAATGACAGCGATCTTCACCGACAATCTTACTGATAAACTTAGGCTTCCAAACCACTTTAAAGCTGTGGTTTACACTCGGCTCACATAAACAGTTGTATTTTGTGTTGATAAACAAAATCGTGCCGTCTTTTTTAATACCTAGCTCGTGGATATCGATTGCACCTGTGTACTGTGCGTTTCGTGGGACGTAGCATTTGTCAAAAATCTTGTTTGCTTTTTCCGTTGGCGCCAAGATATTTTCGAAACGCCAAATTTGGTATAGACCACCCATATATAGGCGCTTTGCGTTACCAACAATGCCCATAGCTCTTTGGTAAATGCGCTCGTGAAAAGATAGCTTTTTGTTAGGTCCACTGCCTAATAAGTACAAACGGCCACTTTGATACGAGGTAAATGCAATAGAGGCATTTATCTTAGTTAAAAATGTCGTCAAACTTGGCGAGCAAGTTTTAACCACTGGCTCTGGTTTTTTCTCTTGCTGCTCTTTGGCTGCAGCATCTGCTTTTTCAGTTGAAGCTGGTTCAGCTGCTTTCGATTTTTCGCTTACCGGCGCAGGTGCTTGTTGTTCTGAAGTTTCAAGAGCAGCATCTTGCTTAACTACTTTACTTTCAGCTTTCGGCTTAGCCTTTCTCACACGCTTTTTTGGTGCTTTCACTTCTGCGTCTTTGACTTCGCTCATCTCTTATACCTCTTAGTAATAAAAACAGGATAGGCGTTTTACACCTACCCTGTGGCTTAGATTAATCTTGCTCACTCTCTTCTGAGTCTTCGTCTTCCTCGTGCTCTTTACCCGCAAGAAAATAATAACGCATATTCGGCGCTTTTACGGTTTTCTTCATTTTGGCAAATTCAGTCTGTTCAATAGCATTCTTAGCCGTTGGAACAAACATCTCCAAGCGTTCGTCAGACACATGAGCAACAGTTATATCCGTAGTTTTACCCGATTCGTCAACGGTGTAGGCAATCTCAATGTAGCCAGTAAAACCATTTTTGAATAACTCTTCGCTTTTCTCTTCTTCTTCGTCAGTAAGGTCAGAGAAAAAGTCAGGGTGAACATAGTACTTATAGGTCAATCCTTTAGCCTGATATTGCGCTCGCATACCACTCCAATAGTCTGATCTAAAATCGATATAACACGCGTGTTCGTTATCGTAATTAGTGCAATCAGGAAGTGGCGAATCTTTAGCCATTATACTGAACGGCAGTAGCAATGCTAGCAAGGTTACAATATGTTTCATTATTTGAGATCTCCTCTAAAATACTCATATTTAAGCGGCACCATTGCCTCTTCAGAGCGACATGACTCTTGCGGTGCATCGGTTGGCTTTTTGTGCCCAATGTGGCGATCGACAAAGTCTAATACGCGGCAATAAATCTCGAGCTGCGAGTTAATATCTCTTGCGCCGTGGCCTGCTCTTGGTGCTACTAGGGTTTCGAACCTATGATTTTTCTCGAGTAGTTTCTCTCTTAATTGGTAATAATGCTCGATGTGAACACGAACGTCCTGACCACCGTGCACTAAAAAGATTGGGTTTTTCATGCGATCGACTTTTGACATCGGTGATTGTTCCCATCTTTGCTCTGGTGTTGCACCAAGTGCTTCAACAAAGTAACGACGACCTGCTGCTTGTAACTGAGTATCACCTTGGGTCGCAAAGATGTTCATGTCGTATACACCAACATAGCCGACACCACATTTAAATAGATCTGGTGTTTTTGCCATGCCCATCATCGCAGCGTAGCCGCCGTATGATGCGCCATAAATACATACGCGATCCGGATCAACAATACCTTGACTTACTGCCCAATTGACAGAATCGGTTAAGTCATCCTGCATTTCAAGGCCCCACTGTCTGTAGGCATTGTAATAAATCTCACGACCGAAACCGCCAGTACCACGCCAGTCACCTGAGCCGCGATAATTAACTTGTAATACTGCATAACCAGAATTGGTGAAAGTGATCACTTCTCGGTTATATCCCCACCAATCGCGAGGGCCATAAGGACCACCGTGCGGTAAGAGAATCAGCGGTAAATTTTTAGCTTCAACACCCGGTGGGATAGTAAGGTAGCCATTAAGCTCTAAACCATCACGGGCATTGAAACGAACCGGGTACATAGGACCAATTTTGCTCTCATCATGGTTGTCATAACGTGCTGTTAAGTACTTCAGCTGCCCATCTAATTCATTGAAAATATAGTACTTACCTGGATCCGTATCGCTCGAAACAAATACCATATATTCAGGGCTTGAGGCTGAGTAACGCTTAAATTGTAGTGACTTACCTTTAAACGTCGCTTTTAACATGGCGTAGTTTTTAGCAAATGGATGAGTTTCATCCAAAATCACAACTTTTGGATAGTCATGATAGATGCGAACACCCCAAATGCGACCAGCTGCATCCATCTGTAAATCGCCTGCGCTAACGTTGACTTTAGGGTGGCGATAAATCAGCTCTTTTTCGCCTGTTTTTGGATCAACCCAAAATAAACCTGTCGTTGGTGCGTCAACGTTTCCTTCGTAAAGGATTTTCGAGCCATCTTTTGACCAACGAACAGGGAACATACCGCCTTCGCTGTTGTGAAAATCTGCAACTTTTACCCAGTTATTCTTGTCATCTTTTTCGTAAATTACTGTTGCATCGTAAGAATCTTCGCGATAACCAACTGCATGAGTTACTTCGTTACCTTTCATAACAAACTGGCCCATGCGCACTGGCGACTTCATAACTCGTCGAGTTTTCTGAGTTTTCAGGTTTACTTTGTATAAGTAATTATAAGGGAATTTGTCACTATCACCTGATGGATAAACATTCAAATAGTAATCATCTCCACCAGCTTTACCCATAAGTACCCCGTAGCCAGTGCCATCTTCTACCACAGGATTAAACAATGGACCTTTTTCAGTGCCATCGACATTCATGGCTAAATACATACCGCCGCTTTTTTGCTCGTTTGATTTTCTTTTTAATGACAAAGTAAACATTACGCGTGTAGGAGATAGCCAACGAGCGCGCTCTACGCCAAGTTTAGTTTCTTCAAATTGAAGACGGTTTACTTCTATAAAAGTGCTTCTTTCTATAATGTGTAGTACTGATTGCCCTTGTTCAGTCTCAGAGTGAGCTGAAAAATACTTGCCATCAGGTGAAATTTCGATACCTGAAAACTGTGGTGAGCGCCATATCTCTTCCAGTGTCAACGGGCTGTCAAATTTGTCGTATTGACTTGCTGATACCGTGCTACTCAACATAGCGCTTGTCAGCAACAATAATTTAAATAAGTTTTTCATAAATTTTTCTAAACAGGGTACTCGATCACACAAGCTTGCAATGAATTTACTTCACATCAAACACTTGGGTTGGGAAAGCAAGTGTTTGATGTGCTCACTTAATGTGACGAGTACCTTGAATACCTCAGTAAAGATAATTAAAACAAGTAATTAGCCGACAAATTAAATGAGCGACCTACAGGACTCTGTAGATGTGCCCAATAGTTTGGCCAAACACCACTTTCATTTAACTGTGGTTCAGCGGCAAATACGTTGTTAATTGATAAACCAAAGCCAAGTCGACTTGAATACTGATAGTTACCAGTCAAGTTTGCTACGTAGTATGGTTCCATGTATTGCGTATGGCGGAAGTTTTTCGTTGAACCTTGACGTTGAACGAATAAGTTCATGCCTACACTTTGGAAACCCTCTAGCTTCTTGTTCCAGCCTAAGCTGAAAGTAGCACGGCCTGATGGTGTAGAAAGACCTGGTTCACCATAACGCAAGTCAACTGTGTCTTCACCTTCGAAACGCTCAAGATCAAATGCTAAGTACTTTGAAAAGGTTAAACGAGAGTAGAAAAGTCCCATTTGGTCTGTTTCATAGTTGTAGTCAGCGATAAGATCAAAGCCACGTTGGAGCATTGACTGTTGGTTTACTGGTCTAACATTAATATCCGTAATTTCGCCATTAATGCTATCGCGAGTAATGCGTGAATTAACGTCCTGACACGTTGGTGAGCTCGGATCTAGCGTGCCGTTTTGACAGCTGTACTGACGGTTCACTAAGTCTTGCGCGTTTTCTGTAGAAACAAGATCTTCTAAATCAAGTTCATAGACAGTTGCCGATAGTGAAAAGTTAGTGTTTGGCGTCCAAACAATACCAAAGTTAGTATCGGTACCTGACTCTTCTTTTAACGAAGAGTCGCTAGTACGAGTAACCGTAATGCGAGTAGCACCACAAACAAAGTTACCGTCTTGGTCGTAACAGTTCTCATTAGTTACATCAAATACACCGTTGAAGCCTTGCGACTCACCGTAAATATTAAACATATCAGGTGCACGGAATGTTTGTGACCAACCACCGCGAACCATTACTTCGTCTAACAGTTTGTATGAGAAACGAATTTGTGAGGTTTGCGCGCCGCTAATGCTTGATGCGTCACTGTAGTTGTCAAAACGTGTTGCAAGTGCAACGTCAAACTTTTCAGTAACTGGGATCTCAAATTCAACGGCAATCGCCTTTCTATCACGCTCACCTTTTGAGCTCAATGAACCGATGTTTAACCAACCACCATTAAGTGTGCGCTCGTCTGGAATAATCTCAGTATATTGCGACGACATTTCTGTGCGCAAGGCAAAGCTTATTGGGTTGTATAAAACGTCGAAGTCAGTTAACTCACCTGAAAGCGTAAAGCCAAAAGTATCAGCTTCAGAGTTACCTTGAACATTCTGCCAGCCGGCTAAATCATCTTTTTCACTTGCCGAAACTGGGCGGAAAATATTGTCTAATAAGCCATTTTGGTAAAAGTCATTACCCACTTGGAAGAAGTCATCAGAATCGTTTAGTGCGATATAGTCTTCATCACCAAACAACCAATTAACTAGACCTTCTTTTTTCAAGATGTAGCTGCGTTGAGTTGACTCATATTTAGCTTTTGAATAGTCAAAGTTCCAAATCCATTGACTATCTGCAACATTAAAATAACCCTTGATGTTACCGCTAAATGTCCAAGACGTTTGCTCTACTGAAGTTCCGCCTGGCTCTAACTCATCATGCGAGAATGTACGTGCGATAGAGTAACCTTCATTTAACTCACCTGGTAAGTCATTGATAACCGTACCACGCCAGCCAGAGAATGGCGCCGAGCTAGTAATGGTTGAATCAGTACCAATAATCGTCGCAGATGCTTCAATATCGTCAGTAATGTCGTATCGACCATTGATGTAAAGCGACACTTGCTCTGATTTTGGGAAAATAGAGATAGTATCTAGGCTATCTCGCATACATCTTCCGTCAAGCTCTGCATTCGGCATACCGTCTAAACGATCACATAGGCCATCTGGTAGTTCAACGGGCACTGGTTGATAGTCAGGGAATTGTAAGCGATCAGCATGAGCCATAGTGATGTTGTAAGGCGCGTTTTCCTTATAGAAATCTAAATCTGACGCCATTGTGGCTTCTGATCTCATCAGGTCAACACCCGCCATAATCGCGCCGCGATCAAACGCTTTACCGCTCATCAGTGAAGCACGAGTAAATTTACTTGTACCTTCATCAGTCATACCGGCTTGAATGCTAGCAGTCGTTGATTCTAAGTCACGTTTAGTAATGATGTTAACAACACCACCAATCGCGTCTGAGCCTTAGATTGCTGAGGCACCTGTTGATAAATACTCAACGCGAGCAATTGCCGAATAAGGGATAGCGCCTAAGTCAACACCGTTTTGCTCACCACCAAATGGCAATGGATAATCAGCAACGCGCTGACCATTAACTAACACGAGCGTACGACCAGCACCTAAACCACGGAAGTTAACTTCCGAAGCACCTGTAGTGAAGCCACTAAGCACGTTACCTGAAGAGCCTTCAGAGTAACCTGAGTTAGCCGATAAACTGCCAACAACATCTTCAAGCGTTAATAGACCATTTTTTTCCATTTCTTCAGCAGTGATAACCACAAGTGGTGACATATCACTGTATTCTTCACGTGGAATAAATGAGCCTGTTAC carries:
- the rplW gene encoding 50S ribosomal protein L23 encodes the protein MINEERLLKVLLAPNISEKATIAAEANNTIVFKVAKDATKAEIKAAVEKLFEVSVEGVRTLNVKGKTKRTGARFGRRSDWKKAYVTLAEGSDIDFVGAE
- the rplD gene encoding 50S ribosomal protein L4, with translation MELALKDASGAVEVSEATFGREFNEALVHQVVVAYAAGARQGTVKQKNRSEVSGGGKKPWRQKGTGRARAGTTRGPIWRTGGVTFAARPQDHSQKVNRKMYRGAIKSILSELVRQERLVVVNDFAVETPKTKELVAKLKGLELKDVLIVTKEVDENLFLSARNLYKVDVRDVQALDPVSLVGFEKVLMTADAVKQVEEMFA
- the rplC gene encoding 50S ribosomal protein L3; this translates as MTIGLVGRKVGMTRIFSEDGVSTPVTVLEVEANRVAQVKTVDNDGYSAIQVTTGTKKANRVNKPAAGHFAKAGIEAGRGLWEFRLAEGEGAELAAGSEITVELFNETKLVDVTGTSKGKGFQGGIKRWNFRMQDATHGNSISHRSNGSIGQCQTPGRVFKGKKMSGHMGAEKVTTQNLELVRVDAERNLLLIKGAVPGHVNANVIIKPAVKA
- the rpsJ gene encoding 30S ribosomal protein S10, whose protein sequence is MSNQRIRIRLKAFDHRLIDQSTAEIVDTAKRTGAQVRGPIPLPTRKERFTVLISPHVNKDARDQYEIRTHKRLIDIVEPTDKTVDALMRLDLAAGVDVQISLG
- a CDS encoding ATP-binding protein — its product is MNRQFIAFTFKIFLSLLCYALLVGFIGKSAQSDAPPPYIAALFQAIENNEVNAELDRTHISVVDWSESIKNKIKQQEIIFFETDDEVFFYQYKDNFVYELGPLPKVEQNDQLWVFNLAYYIGMILILLLWLRPLLKDLFILSGKTEQFADGDKLVEVHLKPSSLVSIIACSFNSMARKIFDLIQLQKSISGMVGHEIRTPLSRIQLSLDIIKATTKDPELLEELTSMEEDVTEVYSLTEEFLNLTRCQHYNDELPVSLAEPCHLISNLIAKLERTSSCDIELQCENTAPALLEPLSFTRMMQNLIVNAMKYGKSKIIVTYAKDGNDNVIVVEDDGDGFVDIERVAQPYYRETAKGDGYGLGLSIAEMIAAWHKGTITFHQSDQLGGAKVKFCWPSVNGFKAPKQTTLDH
- a CDS encoding response regulator transcription factor; the protein is MTEVKKSIEGEAATRVLLIEDDAKLASKLKRFLQIHHYEVTWIASGSFVSLEVNLNAYQFIICDVNLPDISGFDVVSRIRSSFNGVFIFITALTEESAQLKGLELGSDDYIVKPFSAEVLLARMKAASRRGFKSRQKDEKHAAQQAQPINVEGLHISPKNRVVEINGQALKLTKKEFFILYILAQDMEGKVSRNTIYRAVWGKEYDGFDRTIDVHVSALRRKFNNIEGNPYQINSVWGEGYILLKL
- a CDS encoding DUF3019 domain-containing protein — encoded protein: MSVDPLKCVVDKSQKQCVKEITITWPENQYDKLCLYVDNVRRFCSAQGDKNEVVITVESTSNIKLELRHQDKVVDETYFKVLKENSVSLRNRFSPWLILQ
- a CDS encoding MipA/OmpV family protein, translated to MLALIFPKLALSEENCPSCEFNWQIGLAVGQTYYESPLSGADDISLPVIPLLEMSYGRFYLKNTTLTYDLYQTETRAFSLKGKHNFDGLYHYANDKGIDGKFAFIMGNFGEPEVEEEPEEKRLSYLAGVEFTQLSTEYNSLFTYSLLNDVTNTHNGFEAEFKWTKIWLSEKFELSTDAVLTYKSDDLFEYYYDSELTGSNVVKKFSVNLAYPLLDNWWLALNYQYQALPGKMTNSPIVDESSLHSYFAGIIVRW
- a CDS encoding TIGR03032 family protein, with the protein product MSEVKDAEVKAPKKRVRKAKPKAESKVVKQDAALETSEQQAPAPVSEKSKAAEPASTEKADAAAKEQQEKKPEPVVKTCSPSLTTFLTKINASIAFTSYQSGRLYLLGSGPNKKLSFHERIYQRAMGIVGNAKRLYMGGLYQIWRFENILAPTEKANKIFDKCYVPRNAQYTGAIDIHELGIKKDGTILFINTKYNCLCEPSVNHSFKVVWKPKFISKIVGEDRCHLNGLAMVDGEAKYVTAICKSDTIDGWRERRHDGGVIIDVTTDEIVCEGLSMPHSPRWANGKLWVLNSGTGYLGYVDFETKSFVPHTFCPGFLRGLSIKDNYAVVGLSKPRYERFEGLQLQQNLEEKDSEAWCGIQIIDLKDSKVVEWARLDGPVTELFDATFIEGVKCPMALGQNSPENLNLISFESKV
- a CDS encoding alpha/beta hydrolase family protein → MKNLFKLLLLTSAMLSSTVSASQYDKFDSPLTLEEIWRSPQFSGIEISPDGKYFSAHSETEQGQSVLHIIERSTFIEVNRLQFEETKLGVERARWLSPTRVMFTLSLKRKSNEQKSGGMYLAMNVDGTEKGPLFNPVVEDGTGYGVLMGKAGGDDYYLNVYPSGDSDKFPYNYLYKVNLKTQKTRRVMKSPVRMGQFVMKGNEVTHAVGYREDSYDATVIYEKDDKNNWVKVADFHNSEGGMFPVRWSKDGSKILYEGNVDAPTTGLFWVDPKTGEKELIYRHPKVNVSAGDLQMDAAGRIWGVRIYHDYPKVVILDETHPFAKNYAMLKATFKGKSLQFKRYSASSPEYMVFVSSDTDPGKYYIFNELDGQLKYLTARYDNHDESKIGPMYPVRFNARDGLELNGYLTIPPGVEAKNLPLILLPHGGPYGPRDWWGYNREVITFTNSGYAVLQVNYRGSGDWRGTGGFGREIYYNAYRQWGLEMQDDLTDSVNWAVSQGIVDPDRVCIYGASYGGYAAMMGMAKTPDLFKCGVGYVGVYDMNIFATQGDTQLQAAGRRYFVEALGATPEQRWEQSPMSKVDRMKNPIFLVHGGQDVRVHIEHYYQLREKLLEKNHRFETLVAPRAGHGARDINSQLEIYCRVLDFVDRHIGHKKPTDAPQESCRSEEAMVPLKYEYFRGDLK